One region of Maribacter dokdonensis DSW-8 genomic DNA includes:
- a CDS encoding amidohydrolase — protein MIDTLVLLRKQLHENPELSGKEHETANRIVEFVKGFNPTQIIEGVGGTGVGVVYQFAESGPTVVIRCELDALPIVEENTFNYRSKNSGVSHKCGHDGHMTIVAGLAPWLKEATFKRGKVVLLFQPAEETGKGAANVIEDSRFKNLTIDYVFALHNLPGSKIHSITVKSGYFTATVQSMSIRFKGKKAHASEPENGVNPALAVSELIKSIAHFSEPNAHKENFALCTPIYMNLGEKNYGISAEDAEIHYTIRTWSGENMTQLENKIKKAVNAIAQSYSLQYTIEWFEYFPASNNDDTCVSLIKKVAKQENLYINQHVNSLKFGEDFGWYSQQYKSAIFALGAGEEHPALHHANYDFPDELIATGIQMFKGMIAEVLDK, from the coding sequence ATGATCGATACTTTGGTTCTTCTTAGAAAACAATTACATGAAAATCCTGAGCTTTCAGGTAAGGAACATGAAACGGCAAATCGTATTGTTGAGTTTGTAAAAGGTTTCAATCCTACTCAAATCATTGAAGGTGTAGGAGGTACAGGGGTTGGCGTTGTTTATCAATTTGCAGAAAGTGGACCTACGGTTGTAATTAGGTGCGAGTTAGATGCTTTACCTATAGTTGAGGAAAATACATTTAATTACCGTTCTAAAAATAGTGGAGTTTCGCACAAATGTGGCCATGACGGTCATATGACCATTGTTGCCGGTTTGGCGCCATGGTTGAAAGAAGCAACCTTTAAACGGGGTAAAGTAGTGCTGTTGTTTCAGCCTGCAGAGGAAACCGGTAAAGGCGCGGCAAACGTCATTGAAGATAGCAGGTTCAAAAACTTAACAATAGACTATGTATTTGCCTTACATAATTTACCAGGTAGTAAAATACATTCAATAACGGTAAAGTCGGGTTATTTTACGGCTACCGTACAAAGTATGAGTATTCGGTTTAAAGGAAAAAAAGCCCATGCTTCAGAGCCTGAAAATGGGGTGAATCCCGCATTGGCAGTTTCAGAGTTAATTAAAAGTATTGCCCACTTTTCAGAGCCAAATGCTCATAAAGAAAACTTTGCCTTGTGTACGCCCATTTATATGAATTTAGGGGAGAAAAACTATGGCATTTCCGCAGAAGATGCTGAAATCCATTACACCATACGTACATGGAGTGGTGAAAATATGACCCAGCTAGAAAATAAAATTAAAAAGGCGGTGAATGCCATTGCCCAATCGTACTCGCTTCAATATACTATAGAATGGTTTGAATATTTTCCGGCATCCAATAATGATGACACATGTGTTTCTTTGATTAAAAAAGTAGCGAAGCAAGAAAACCTTTATATAAACCAGCATGTAAATTCCTTGAAATTCGGAGAAGATTTCGGATGGTATTCCCAACAATATAAAAGCGCTATTTTCGCTTTAGGGGCAGGTGAGGAGCATCCAGCATTGCACCATGCTAATTATGATTTTCCAGATGAATTAATAGCAACCGGCATACAAATGTTTAAAGGGATGATAGCAGAGGTTTTGGATAAATAG
- a CDS encoding arylsulfatase, which produces MKYVIIIAILLISCKEDSKTAAPTEQKPNIIYILADDLGYAEIGVFGQEKIETPNIDALAKQGMIFTQHYSSAPVCAPARYMFLTGKHAGKAFIRGNDEWNDRGDVWNYRAMAKDSTLEGQRPVPKGTKTIANYLQDKGYKTALIGKWGLGAPHTHSIPNEMGFDFFYGFNCQRQAHTYYPLHLYKNRNRVHLANDTIAPSTPFPKGLDPKNPESYKDYTLTDYAPDLMFKELTGFVNQHKENPFFLYWATPIPHVALQAPQRWVDYYKEKYGAEEPYLSGNGNGYFSHQNPHAAYAAMVSYFDENVGKLVQQLKDEGIYENTLIVFTSDNGPSYAGGADPTFFESAKPFDGEYGKGKGFVYEGGIRVPTFFTWPGKIKPGTTSDHASAHYDMLATFADIIDYETPIDTDGISFMPTLLGEKAQAEHEFMYWEFPEYGGQIAIRIGDWKVVRQHLKDDEQSTFELYNLKDDPTEKNNIADKHPEILEQAAAIFKREHTKPETERFQIPLLENGLLSE; this is translated from the coding sequence ATGAAATATGTAATTATAATTGCTATTCTTCTTATATCGTGTAAAGAAGATAGTAAAACAGCCGCGCCCACAGAACAAAAACCTAATATTATTTATATTTTGGCCGATGATCTGGGCTATGCAGAAATTGGTGTCTTTGGTCAAGAAAAAATTGAAACTCCTAATATAGATGCCTTGGCAAAACAAGGCATGATTTTTACACAGCATTATTCAAGTGCCCCGGTATGTGCCCCGGCAAGGTATATGTTTCTTACAGGTAAACATGCGGGTAAGGCATTTATACGTGGTAATGATGAGTGGAACGATCGTGGTGATGTTTGGAACTATAGGGCAATGGCTAAGGACTCAACTTTAGAAGGTCAACGACCGGTACCAAAGGGTACTAAAACCATTGCCAATTATTTGCAAGATAAGGGGTATAAAACCGCGTTAATTGGAAAGTGGGGCTTGGGGGCTCCACATACACATTCTATCCCTAATGAAATGGGTTTTGATTTTTTCTACGGATTCAATTGTCAGCGACAGGCGCATACCTATTATCCGCTGCATTTGTACAAAAACAGAAACCGTGTGCATTTGGCGAACGATACCATTGCGCCAAGTACACCTTTTCCAAAAGGATTAGACCCAAAGAACCCAGAAAGTTATAAAGACTATACGCTTACCGATTACGCTCCAGACTTAATGTTTAAAGAGCTTACAGGCTTTGTAAATCAGCATAAGGAAAATCCGTTTTTCCTGTATTGGGCAACGCCAATACCCCATGTGGCGTTACAAGCACCACAGCGTTGGGTAGATTATTACAAAGAAAAGTACGGCGCAGAGGAGCCTTATTTATCCGGTAACGGTAATGGGTACTTTTCACATCAAAATCCACATGCTGCCTATGCGGCTATGGTGTCTTATTTTGACGAGAATGTGGGTAAATTGGTACAACAATTAAAAGACGAGGGTATATATGAAAACACTTTGATTGTTTTCACTTCGGATAACGGTCCAAGCTACGCTGGTGGTGCAGATCCAACATTTTTTGAAAGCGCAAAACCTTTTGACGGGGAATATGGGAAAGGCAAAGGGTTTGTCTATGAAGGCGGTATACGTGTGCCAACATTTTTTACTTGGCCTGGTAAAATCAAGCCTGGTACTACGAGCGATCATGCATCTGCCCATTATGATATGCTGGCAACATTTGCAGATATTATTGATTATGAAACACCAATAGATACGGATGGCATTAGTTTTATGCCCACCTTATTGGGAGAAAAGGCACAAGCTGAGCATGAATTTATGTATTGGGAGTTTCCGGAATATGGCGGACAAATTGCCATTAGAATAGGAGATTGGAAAGTAGTTCGGCAACATTTAAAAGATGATGAGCAGTCAACATTCGAACTTTATAATCTAAAAGATGACCCTACTGAAAAGAACAATATAGCCGATAAGCATCCTGAAATTTTAGAACAAGCTGCAGCAATATTTAAAAGGGAACACACAAAACCCGAAACCGAACGTTTTCAAATACCTCTTTTAGAGAACGGATTGTTAAGCGAATAG